TATTAAGAAAACGCCCCCCTCTTCAATGTTGTCGTTAGAGTAAACAAATTAATCGTTGCTTATTATTTCATAATCAGAAACTATTGTCAATCTAAAAAACGAGGCAATATAGTTTTCGGTTTCAGTTCCTACCGGGACTGAGAATGCCTACGTTCAAAACTTTCATCGTTTTTTCATCAATAATTGCAGTCGCGAGGTTCCCGTGACTGTGATTCGAGAAACGGACGATCCACGCGAACCCTTGAAAGGCAGGATATGCGTAAACGGCGTGCTGATTTGCCAAAGCGGTTCTGACCCGTGTGTCTGACCTTGCGATGTGAAGGATTGCGTCTACTGTGTGTTGAGCGGGAAGGGTCTGTATTCCGAGCGAATCCGACATCTGCCTGCCTGTGTCTATCTTCGGGGGTAATGCGTTCGGATGCTGCTGTGCAAGGTTTCGGAGGTGTGTGGCGTATTGACGATATGCATCTCGGTGTTTTTCGTAGTTCCTAAGTCCGTAGGCAATTGGAATTCGTTCATACTGCACCGCACACATCTCCGCGGCATCGGCTTCAAGACGCAACACTTCGGCATAATTCCGCCGCTGTTCTGCTAACGCTCGCTGTTTCCTGAAAAAGGTGGGATAGATACCAAATTCGTAGAACCGATTCGGGTAGCGCGGTAGCCATGTTGCAATAAATTTCGCGATATTTTCACGCTCGGCATTCAGGTTATATTCTGATGTTTCCGATTGCTGCCATGCGATCTCGGCACGCGTGTGGTGATAATGGTGCAGTTCCCGAATCTCGAGCGCCTCTTTTTCGGCGCGTGCCGCCCACTTCTCGTAACCCTGCCTTTTGTAGTAGTCGTGCGCAATTGCGTTCATCGGAACAGAGATACGCGTGAGACACTCTGCCGCGGCTTCGTGCCAGAGCGCAAGCCGGCCGAAGTCACCAGATTGCGTGTAGCGTCTGATAAAGACATCAGCGGTCGCTGTGCCTTCTCGGATTGCCATAGACGGCTGTGCGATTAGAAGTAAAATCGGAAAAAGCAATAAGACACGAATCAAAGGGTGCTCTCCTTAGTTAGTGGGTGGAACCGAACGGCGGGAGAAGGGTGCCACATGTCGGAAACCTTCTAAAGACCTTACTACTGTAACGCAAGTCGCCACCCTTTTATAGACATAGCACCCCTACGGGGTGCAGCCGCTTGAACATGCGGTTTTCTATAGACATAGCACCCCTACGGGGTGGGAAAGTGAGTGAAAAACCTTGTCGAAATGTCCAAAATTCGTTAGCGGCAACTTGGGTTACTGTAACCTAAAACTAACGGTTCCAGAGAACGTTTCATTCGGGGCAAGCACTATCACACCCGCGGGGATCCCTCGCGCCTCCAAATTGATGGCGTCCGTCGGACAGGTGTAAGGCTCAAAACAGATGGCATCCCTATCAGGGGGTGTATAGACCACCAGTTCCCTGAATATTGCATCCGATTCCATCACCAGGGTGTGCCCAGTGTCCCGATTCTCAATGCGGCATCGACTCACGCCGTCAACCCATTGAACGTCCGTAAAGACATGGTCAAGTTTGAGTTTCCCGAAGGGCTGTCCGTTGCGTAGGTCAAGCGTGCCAGCGACCCCGTTTTGTTTACCTGTTGGCACGAGGACCTCGTCTAATTCCCAGTATTTAGCGGCGGGAACTGTAATCAATGACTGTGATGCGTCCGCTGTCCCGGTCAAGTTCGTGCTAAAATAGGGGTGGATTCCGAATCCCATCGGCATGTTCCGATCGCCTGTATTTCTAATAGCAATTCCCATCGTTAAGACGGCATCTTTGAGTGCATAGGTAATCTCAACTCTGAAAGGGAACGGATACTGCCGACCGACATCGGGAAAATCTTGAGAATTAAGTGAGCAGATGAGCGTTGCCCCGTCTTCATCGGCGACATGGCTCTCGACCTGATAGGGTAGATTCAACAACAGACCGTGGATTGTTGTTGGAGATTCCGGTTCTTTGTCAAACCGATAGGTTTCTCCCTCAAATTGCCACGTGCCGTTGCGGATTCGGTTGGGGAAAGGAAACAGAATCGGATTACCGTAAGCGGTCGGGCGTTCCTCCAAGGTGGCGAGATCCGGCGGGGCATCTATCAGGTTCAACCAAGTCTCCGCATCTGCGACCTTGAAGGCGTAGCAGTTATTACCGAGTGCAGGGATGATCTCAGCGACAGCCTTTCCATCCTGTTGGATGTAGTAAACTTGAAAACTCTCGACCGTCTTGATCACAACTGAATACGTTGTATGCGCCATCGTTTTCTCTCCATCTGCGTTTATGAATAAAGTTGAAAGGAAGAAAAGGGCACAACCAATTCCGATGCGGCGCGCGTGCCACCAAATTCCACCGGATTGACGGAGCATCAAAATGCCAGTCATTGTTTTTCCCTTCTATGATGCGTTGGCACACCAGTAGATGCCGCGGCTTAGTACCTCTCGGAAGTTTGGATTGGAAAAGGTAACATCGTCGTGTCCGCTCTGGAAACAGAAGATACGGGAATTACCGTATCCACGCGCCCATCCCAGCACATCCATACTGTTTGGATGATCGACCGTTAACAGGATCGAACTATCATCACCCGCGGACTTCATGGTATAGGTTTCGTCGCCCATCTCCCAGTCGGTGAGTCCTTCCGTGATTGGATGCGTGGTATCGGCGATTTGTACCTGTAGCGTCTGTCGCGGATAGTAGCCAAAGTCGCGTTCATGGATACCGCACATTTCGGAATAGGCATCCCATTCTGGGAACGCTAAGATGGCGTGATGCAGAATTATCATGCCCTGTCCACGTTCCGTCAAACCGAGAATCGCCTGCGCTTGTGCATCCGTCGGATACGGACGGTGAAAGTTGTAAAAGACGACGGTATCGTAGTCCTTTTGACTGGGGTCGTCCACAAATTCGTCGAGGTCCTCCCGGACGAATTGAACGCCTTCCATACTCTCAAATACGGCGTCAAACTGTTTTTCCTGAAATCCGTGTTCACCGGTTACGACTGCGATTTTCATTTTTTTATCTTTCCTTGCGGTTCGGTTCGGCGGGTTTGGGGTTTGGCGTTCCAGCCCGTGTATCTGAAAAAATACCCCAGTAAAAACCCCTCCATTTCATTACGG
The sequence above is a segment of the Candidatus Poribacteria bacterium genome. Coding sequences within it:
- a CDS encoding aldose 1-epimerase, with protein sequence MTGILMLRQSGGIWWHARRIGIGCALFFLSTLFINADGEKTMAHTTYSVVIKTVESFQVYYIQQDGKAVAEIIPALGNNCYAFKVADAETWLNLIDAPPDLATLEERPTAYGNPILFPFPNRIRNGTWQFEGETYRFDKEPESPTTIHGLLLNLPYQVESHVADEDGATLICSLNSQDFPDVGRQYPFPFRVEITYALKDAVLTMGIAIRNTGDRNMPMGFGIHPYFSTNLTGTADASQSLITVPAAKYWELDEVLVPTGKQNGVAGTLDLRNGQPFGKLKLDHVFTDVQWVDGVSRCRIENRDTGHTLVMESDAIFRELVVYTPPDRDAICFEPYTCPTDAINLEARGIPAGVIVLAPNETFSGTVSFRLQ
- a CDS encoding ThuA domain-containing protein — encoded protein: MKIAVVTGEHGFQEKQFDAVFESMEGVQFVREDLDEFVDDPSQKDYDTVVFYNFHRPYPTDAQAQAILGLTERGQGMIILHHAILAFPEWDAYSEMCGIHERDFGYYPRQTLQVQIADTTHPITEGLTDWEMGDETYTMKSAGDDSSILLTVDHPNSMDVLGWARGYGNSRIFCFQSGHDDVTFSNPNFREVLSRGIYWCANAS